The following proteins are co-located in the Hevea brasiliensis isolate MT/VB/25A 57/8 chromosome 11, ASM3005281v1, whole genome shotgun sequence genome:
- the LOC131170266 gene encoding uncharacterized protein LOC131170266: MADCWIELTSSMQHQEQGKQMTLLLMHLLWAIWKSRNALIFNNCLLTYQEVIFKAFTFYEEFLEPQQNQSTPPQLEDQHLSIWTPPPIGFIKLNFDVGVNIRRKLGAIAVIARNYAGHIICWNCKRFRGIVDPLTLEALACLEAIQLAIIKEFSQF; this comes from the coding sequence ATGGCCGACTGCTGGATTGAATTAACTTCATCAATGCAACATCAGGAGCAAGGAAAGCAAATGACTTTGTTGCTAATGCATCTTTTATGGGCTATTTGGAAGAGCAGAAATGCTCTAATCTTTAATAACTGTCTGTTAACATATCAAGAGGTAATTTTCAAAGCATTTACTTTCTACGAAGAGTTCCTAGAGCCTCAACAGAATCAAAGTACACCTCCTCAATTAGAAGATCAACACCTTTCCATTTGGACTCCTCCTCCTATAGGTTTCATAAAGTTGAATTTTGATGTTGGGGTCAATATTAGAAGGAAGTTGGGAGCTATAGCAGTTATAGCTAGAAACTATGCTGGTCATATTATTTGCTGGAACTGCAAAAGATTTCGGGGAATTGTTGATCCTCTAACTCTGGAAGCTTTGGCTTGCCTAGAGGCAATTCAACTTGCCATTATCAAAGAGTTCTCTCAGTTCTAG